The DNA region GCACGGGCCCGACGCCGGTCGCGAGCGGCGTCGTAGGCGAAGCCCAGCCGGAACCAGGCGGCCCAGTCCCCCGGCTCGGCATCGACGCCGGCCCGGGCGAGCGTGAAGGCGTCGTCGGCGGCGGCGCGGTCGACCCGGCCGGCCGGGGTGCGGGGCAGGTCGTCGACCGGGAGGGCGCCGTCCGCGGCGAGCCGGTCGGCCATCCGCTGCACCGTGACCGCGAGGTGCCACTCGGCGGCGATCAGCCAGAGGCCGAGGAGCGGCAGGATCAGGACGGCGGCTCCGAGGGCGACGCCGATCGGCTCGCCGGTCCGCACCAGCGCGAGACCGCGGCCGGCCACCGCCACGAGGTAGACGAGCAGCAGGCCGGTCAGGGCGAGGGCACCGAGCAGTGAGCGTCGCATCGCAGGATCCGCCCGGTCAGCCGAGGTCGAGGTAGTGCTCGAGGCCGACCGTGAGGCCCGGCCGGCGACCGACCTGCCGGACGGCGTGCAGGACCCCGGGCATGAAGGAGACCCGGTCGAAGGAGTCGGTCCGGAGGGTCAGCAGCTCACCGGCGTTGCCGAGCAGGATCTCCTCGTGCGCCACCAGGCCGCGAAGCCGCACGGCGTGCACCCGGACGCCGTCGATGTCGGCCCCCCGTGCCCCGTCGAGCTGCTGTGCGGTCGCGTCGGGCATCGGGCCGAGACCCGCCGCGCGTCGCGCGGCGGCGATCCCGGTCGCGGTGTGGCGGGCCGTCCCGCTCGGCGCGTCGACCTTGTCCGGGTGGTGCAGCTCGACGACCTCCGCCGACTCGAACCACGGGGCGGCCTTGGCCGCGAAGACCATCGCCAGGACGGCGCTGATGGCGAAGTTGGGCGCGATCAGCACGCCGACGAACGGCGCCCCGTCCAGGTGGACGCGCACCCGGCGCAGCGCGGCGTCGTCCCAGCCGGTGGTGCCGACGACGGCGTGCACACCCGCGTCGATCAGCGCGTGCACGTTCGCCTCGGTCGCGGACGGGACGGTGAAGTCGACGGCGACCGTGGCTCCCGACTCTGCGGCCAGGGCAGGGTCGTCACCGGCGTCGACCCGGGCGACGAGCTCGAGATCGGCGGCAGCCTCGACAGCGGCGCACACGGTCCTGCCCATCCGGCCCGCCGCACCGAGAACGGCGACCCGGATCGGGGCCACCGTGTGCGACGGTGCCTTCCGGTCGGCCTGCTCAGCACTCTGCTCGCTCACGGTGAACGACCCTAGCGGTTCCGGCCGGGACCGGACCTCTGGACCGGATCGGGCCGGGACCGGGGCTGTGCTCTGCGCGGGGACGAGGCGACCTAGGACGTGTCTCCCAAGTGCGGCGTGGCGTAGCTGCAAGCGGACGGCGTTCGACAACATGGATGCTGTGAGGGCGGGAGGTAGGTATGCGTGCCAGACGTCGGCAGGTCGCCGCTGCGGGCGGACTCCCGCTGATGGTTGTGGTGGCGCTCCTTGCTGGATGCGCGGCGGGGGTGCCGGCGGAGATACCGGAAGCCGGAGAGGACGACGTCTGGGTCGTCGGCATCGGCTACCCGCAGGGCGAGTGGGCCGGGTGTTTCGAGGACGACTCCGTCGCAGAGGCGTTGATGACCGCCGACATGCCCGCCTCCAGTGCGACGGCCACCTTCACACGTGGGGCGCGTGAGGAGGATGTCCGCCGGGTTTTGGGCTGCCTGGACCGGTCCCTCACAGGGGGCGCCGTCACCGTGACGACCCGGTCGGACTGATGCTGCAGACCACGGCTGCCCACCGTCAGGTGACTCTGCGTCTACGTGCGTAGCCAGGTGAGGATGGCGGCCAGGATGACGGCGCCGCGGTAGTTGATGGCGTGCTTGTCGTAGCGGGTGGCGAGCCCGCGCCACTGCTTGAGCAGGCAGAAGGCGCGTTCGACGACGTTGCGGCCCTTGTAGAGAACGGGGTCGTAGGTAACCGGTCGTCCACCGCGGCGCCCGCGGCGCTTGCGGTTGCCTTGCTGGTCGCGTGGCTCGGGGATGACCGCCACGACGCCGCGGCGGCGCAGCTCGGTGCGGATCGCCCGCGAGGAGTACGCCTTGTCGGCCAGGACCGCGTCGGGTCGGGTGCGCGGGCGACCCGGACCCGGGCGTGGGACCCGGATCGCGTTCAGCACGGGCAGGCACATCGGTGCGTCACCGCTTTGACCTGGGCCGATCAGGACCGCCAACGGCCGTCCCTTGCCGTCCACGGCGTGGTGGATCTTGGTGCTCAACCCGCCGCGGGACCGCCCGATCGCATGATCACCGGGCTCGGTCCGCAGATTCGTGTGATTCGGCAGATCCCCCTGTGAGGCGCGGCAGGGTCGTCGCGTGCTGATGGGCACGGTTGATCGTGGAGTCGATGCTGACCGCCCAGTCGATGTCCCCGGCAGCGTCGGCCTCGGCCAGCAGTGAGGTGAAGATCTTGTCCCACGTGCCGTCCGCGCTGAACCGCTTGTGGCGCTTCCAGAGCGTCTGCCACGGCCCGAACCGCTCGGGCACGTCCCGCCACGCGAGCCCGCAGCGATACCGGAACACGATGCCCTCGACCACCTGCCGGTGATCCCGAAACGGTCGAGAACGGCCCCTGACCTGCGGCATCAGCGGTGCGATCCGCTCCCACTGGGCTTCACTGAGTTCCTGCCTACGACTCACCCGACCAGCATCAACGCCCAGACCCGCTCAACTAGGGAGACACGCCCTAGCTCCTCGCGACTTCCTTGATCCCCAGGACCGTCCCCTCCGGATCGGTGACGTAGCAGACCCTGCCCTGGCCGGGGATCTCGTCGACGTCACCGGCGAGCCCGCCACCGGCGGCAACGACACGCGACCGGGCAGCATCGAGGTCGTCGACCTGGATCCAGGCGATCGCGGGCTGCGCCTGCCAGCTGCGCGACATCAGGGCGGCGTCGATGCCCTGCCCCGGGCCGGTCTTCGCGAGGTGGTAGCCGGGTGCAAACGGCGACTCGACGGTCGCCCAGCCGAAGGCGTGGGCGTAGAACCGGGCCGACGCGGCGGGGTCCTCGGCGGTGATCTCGACGTGGACGATGGTTCCCATGGGGCCTCCTTGATTCGGTCCGGCGGCGTACCGGGACGGGCCTCGACGTTCGACGGACGGCGTGGACCGTGGTCCTGCGGGGTCACCCGCCAACCCTCGATGCTTGACCTCTCGATCCTAGGAAGGGTCGCCGTGCCCAGGCGCGGACAAATCGCGCGGGTGCTGCGTCGCACCGTGGTCGCCCGAACCGGGTGCGTGCATGAGCGCGGCGATCCCGTGCTGCCGTCGGCGGAGGTCACCCGGTGCGAGGCCCGAGAACCTGCGGACCTCGCGTGCGGCGTGCGAGGCGTCGGCATACCCCTGGAGTGCCGCGAGCGTGGCCACGGTGCCGACCTGGTCCGGTGCGATGAGCTCGCCGACGAAGTGGTAGAACCGGATGATCGCCAGGAACGCCTTCGGTCCGACGCCGACATCGTGCAGGAACCAGCGACGCAGAGTGCTCGGGGCCACAGCGGCGGTCCTGGCCAGCTCGACGGCCGTGACCATCCCCCGTTCGGCGTCGGCCCGGGCGACGGCAGCGCGGACCGCGGCGGCGCGCGCCACCGGCACAGCCACGCCCGTCCGCGCTGCCTGGGCCAGGATCATCGTCGCGAGCAGTGCGAGCGGATCCTGCGCTGCTCGGAGCCGGTCCACGAGATGCAGGACACCGAGGACGTCTGAGGCCGGCGCGACCGCGTCCACGAGCGGGTCGGATCCGGTGAGCCGAACCACGGCAGTCGGCGTGAGCTGCGCACCGATGTACCACGACGGCCCCCGCTGCACGAGGACGACGGGGTCGACGGCGACACCCGAGACCAACCCGTCGTTCGGACGCCCTCGGCCCGTCCGGACGTCGATCCGGACACCCGCGCGGGCCAGCGGCACCGCGACCACAGGCCGGCCGTTCGGGATGAGGACCTCACGTCGCGGGATGTCCGACGCCGGCGCCCGGACGACCCACAGGTGCTCGATCAGGTCTTCGGACCCCGACGGGGGCGGACGTCGACGGTAGACCAGCTCCTCGTCCGTCCCCGACCCGCGGGTCCCGCCGCTCTCGGCTGCCATCCGACGATGATCTCAGCGCTCAGGCACCGAACGGACCGACCTTGACGATCGATCGCGGTCGCGCGGCGAGCTCGGCGGCCAGCTCCTGGACCTCCGCGACGGTGACCGCCCGGATGCGCTCGAGGGACTCACCCTGGGAGAGCAGCTCTCCGTGCACGAGCTCGGCCTTGCCGAGTCGGCTCATCCGTGAGCCGGTGTCCTCCAGGCCGAGCACGAGGCCACCGGACAGCTGACCGATGCTGCGCTGCAGCTCGGCAGCCGTGATCCCGTCGGAGGCCAGCCGCTCCCACTCCTGGCTCAGCAGGTCGAGCACCTCGTCGACCTTGGCCGGGGTGCAGCCCGCATAGAGGCCGAAGATCCCGGTGTCGGCGTGACCCGAGGCGAAGCAGTAGACCGAGTAGGCCAGGCCCCGCTTCTCGCGGATCTCCTGGAACAGCCGCGACGACATCCCGCCGCCCAGCACGGCGCTGAGCACCGAGAGGGTGAACCGGCGCTCGTCCGTCGCCGTGAGCCCCGTGCCGCCGATGATCACGTTGGCCTGCTCCGTGGTCCGGTGCACGATGAGCTCGGTACCGGCCGTGGGGACGCCGGCCGCTGCCGAGGCGTCGGCCACCAGGTCGCGCCGACCGCCGGGCACACCGTCGGCCGGGAGCTCCCATCCACCGGCGGCCAGGGCCTGCGAGACCTGTCCGCACAGGGCGTCGTGGTCGATCCCGCCAGCCGCCGTGACCACGAGGCTGGTGGGCCCGTAGTGCTCGCGGTAGTGCGCCCACACGGCGTCCCGTGGCACGGCCTTGATCGTGCCGGGGGTGCCCCCGATCGGCCTGCCGAGGGGGTGCGCACCGAGCACGGCCTCGGAGAACTGCTCGTGCACGACGTCCGACGGGTCGTCGTCGTTCATGGCGAGCTCTTCGAGGATCACCCCGCGCTCGATCTCGAGCTCGTCCGGGTCCAGGCGGGCCGAGGTGATCATGTCCGCGATCACGTCCATCGCCATCGGCACGTCGGCGTCGAGCACCCGCGCGTAGTAGCAGGTGTGCTCCTTGCCGGTCGCGGCATTGGCCTCACCACCGACCGCGTCGAACGCCTCGGCGATGTCCATCGCGCTGCGCCGGGACGTGCCCTTGAAGAGCAGGTGCTCGAGGAAGTGGGTCGAGCCGTGGTGGCCGTCGCGCTCGTCGCGCGAGCCGACGCCGACCCATGCCCCGACGGTGGCCGAGCGGAGGCCCGGCATCGACTCGGTCAGGACGCGAACACCGCCGGGCAGGACGGTACGGCGCACGATGGCGCCGCCGTCCTGCCCGGCGGTCACGTCACTGCCCGGTTGCCCCGGGCCGCTCAGTGGGAGGTCGAGGGGCACCTCAGGCCTGAGAGCCTTCGGTCTGCTCTGCAGCGTCGGCCTCGGCGTTCTCGTCCATCACGGCGTGCAGCGA from Cellulomonas sp. KRMCY2 includes:
- the dapB gene encoding 4-hydroxy-tetrahydrodipicolinate reductase gives rise to the protein MAPIRVAVLGAAGRMGRTVCAAVEAAADLELVARVDAGDDPALAAESGATVAVDFTVPSATEANVHALIDAGVHAVVGTTGWDDAALRRVRVHLDGAPFVGVLIAPNFAISAVLAMVFAAKAAPWFESAEVVELHHPDKVDAPSGTARHTATGIAAARRAAGLGPMPDATAQQLDGARGADIDGVRVHAVRLRGLVAHEEILLGNAGELLTLRTDSFDRVSFMPGVLHAVRQVGRRPGLTVGLEHYLDLG
- a CDS encoding IS5 family transposase (programmed frameshift); the encoded protein is MSRRQELSEAQWERIAPLMPQVRGRSRPFRDHRQVVEGIVFRYRCGLAWRDVPERFGPWQTLWKRHKRFSADGTWDKIFTSLLAEADAAGDIDWAVSIDSTINRAHQHATTLPRLTGGSANHTNLRTEPGDHAIGRSRGGLSTKIHHAVDGKGRPLAVLIGPGQSGDAPMCLPVLNAIRVPRPGPGRPRTRPDAVLADKAYSSRAIRTELRRRGVVAVIPEPRDQQGNRKRRGRRGGRPVTYDPVLYKGRNVVERAFCLLKQWRGLATRYDKHAINYRGAVILAAILTWLRT
- a CDS encoding VOC family protein, whose protein sequence is MGTIVHVEITAEDPAASARFYAHAFGWATVESPFAPGYHLAKTGPGQGIDAALMSRSWQAQPAIAWIQVDDLDAARSRVVAAGGGLAGDVDEIPGQGRVCYVTDPEGTVLGIKEVARS
- a CDS encoding AraC family transcriptional regulator; translated protein: MAAESGGTRGSGTDEELVYRRRPPPSGSEDLIEHLWVVRAPASDIPRREVLIPNGRPVVAVPLARAGVRIDVRTGRGRPNDGLVSGVAVDPVVLVQRGPSWYIGAQLTPTAVVRLTGSDPLVDAVAPASDVLGVLHLVDRLRAAQDPLALLATMILAQAARTGVAVPVARAAAVRAAVARADAERGMVTAVELARTAAVAPSTLRRWFLHDVGVGPKAFLAIIRFYHFVGELIAPDQVGTVATLAALQGYADASHAAREVRRFSGLAPGDLRRRQHGIAALMHAPGSGDHGATQHPRDLSAPGHGDPS
- a CDS encoding pitrilysin family protein — translated: MPLDLPLSGPGQPGSDVTAGQDGGAIVRRTVLPGGVRVLTESMPGLRSATVGAWVGVGSRDERDGHHGSTHFLEHLLFKGTSRRSAMDIAEAFDAVGGEANAATGKEHTCYYARVLDADVPMAMDVIADMITSARLDPDELEIERGVILEELAMNDDDPSDVVHEQFSEAVLGAHPLGRPIGGTPGTIKAVPRDAVWAHYREHYGPTSLVVTAAGGIDHDALCGQVSQALAAGGWELPADGVPGGRRDLVADASAAAGVPTAGTELIVHRTTEQANVIIGGTGLTATDERRFTLSVLSAVLGGGMSSRLFQEIREKRGLAYSVYCFASGHADTGIFGLYAGCTPAKVDEVLDLLSQEWERLASDGITAAELQRSIGQLSGGLVLGLEDTGSRMSRLGKAELVHGELLSQGESLERIRAVTVAEVQELAAELAARPRSIVKVGPFGA